In a genomic window of uncultured Flavobacterium sp.:
- a CDS encoding heavy metal translocating P-type ATPase gives MEHIHTEEKIIKKKPKQSTCCCSHEEPVHSENDGHDHGDGHDHEHNADGGLFRMFLPAIISFVLLLIGIGLDNYFPQTWFTGYVRIGWYVIAYLPVGLPVLREAYESIMKGDVFSEFFLMCIATIGAFAIGEFPEGVAVMLFYTIGENFQGLAVSRAKSNIKSLLDQRPDEVNVLENNVATKVKAADAKIGSIIQLKAGEKLGLDGELLSDTASFNTAALTGESKPDTKIKGETVLAGMINGNTIALVKVTTAYNDSKLSKILEMVQNATTKKAPAELFIRKFAKIYTPIVVYLAIAICVLPWLFVDNYVFSDWLYRALVFLVISCPCALVISIPLGYFGGIGAASKNGILFKGSNFLDSISTIQNVVMDKTGTMTEGVFKVQEVIIAEEFDKEEILKFVNVIESQSTHPVATAIHNHVGKIDASIELKNVEEISGHGLKAEINGKELHVGNFKLLDKFNIKYDIDPNSVVYTTIAIAYDKKFAGYLTIADEIKEDAQEAVNKLKALGVKVTMLSGDKTNVVQFVANKLGITNAFGDLLPEGKVDKLNEIKAKNETVAFVGDGVNDAPVIALSTVGIAMGGLGSDATIETADVVIQDDKPSKIPMAINIGKQTKKIVWQNITLAFVVKAFVLILGAGGLATMWEAVFADVGVALLAILNAVRIQKMKF, from the coding sequence ATGGAACATATACATACAGAAGAAAAAATAATAAAAAAGAAACCAAAACAATCTACGTGCTGTTGTTCACATGAAGAACCCGTTCACTCTGAAAATGACGGACATGATCACGGAGACGGACACGATCATGAACATAATGCCGATGGCGGTTTATTTAGAATGTTTTTGCCAGCGATAATCTCATTTGTTTTATTACTTATTGGGATTGGGTTAGACAATTATTTTCCGCAAACCTGGTTTACTGGTTATGTTAGAATTGGTTGGTACGTAATTGCCTATTTACCGGTTGGACTTCCTGTTTTGAGAGAAGCTTATGAAAGCATTATGAAAGGCGATGTTTTCTCAGAATTTTTCCTGATGTGTATCGCTACAATTGGAGCTTTTGCGATTGGAGAATTTCCAGAAGGAGTTGCCGTAATGTTGTTTTATACTATTGGTGAAAACTTTCAGGGATTGGCGGTTAGCCGGGCAAAATCAAATATCAAAAGCTTATTAGATCAACGTCCGGATGAGGTGAATGTTTTAGAAAATAATGTTGCCACAAAAGTCAAAGCTGCCGATGCAAAAATAGGATCAATTATTCAGCTTAAAGCGGGAGAAAAACTAGGATTAGATGGCGAATTGTTATCAGATACAGCTTCGTTTAATACAGCGGCACTTACCGGTGAAAGCAAACCTGATACTAAGATAAAAGGAGAAACGGTTCTGGCAGGAATGATTAACGGAAACACTATTGCGCTTGTAAAAGTGACAACGGCTTATAACGATAGTAAACTTTCTAAAATCTTAGAAATGGTACAAAATGCCACGACTAAAAAAGCGCCAGCAGAGTTATTCATTAGAAAATTTGCCAAGATTTATACGCCAATTGTTGTTTATCTGGCAATTGCTATTTGTGTATTACCGTGGCTTTTTGTAGATAATTATGTTTTTAGCGATTGGTTGTACAGAGCTTTAGTTTTCTTGGTAATTTCATGTCCTTGTGCTTTGGTTATTAGTATTCCGTTAGGTTATTTTGGCGGAATTGGCGCTGCGAGTAAAAACGGAATCTTGTTTAAAGGAAGTAATTTTCTTGATAGTATATCAACGATTCAGAATGTTGTGATGGATAAAACCGGAACAATGACTGAAGGCGTTTTTAAAGTTCAGGAAGTTATTATTGCCGAGGAATTTGATAAAGAAGAAATCTTAAAATTTGTCAATGTTATCGAAAGTCAGAGTACACATCCGGTGGCGACGGCGATTCATAATCACGTTGGAAAAATTGATGCTTCAATCGAATTGAAAAATGTCGAAGAAATCTCTGGACATGGATTAAAAGCTGAAATTAACGGAAAAGAATTGCATGTTGGGAATTTTAAATTATTGGATAAATTCAATATTAAATATGATATTGATCCAAATTCAGTTGTTTATACGACGATTGCAATTGCATACGATAAAAAATTTGCAGGATATTTGACCATTGCAGACGAAATTAAAGAAGACGCACAAGAAGCTGTAAATAAATTAAAAGCTTTGGGCGTTAAAGTAACAATGCTAAGTGGCGATAAAACCAATGTGGTTCAGTTTGTTGCCAATAAATTAGGCATTACAAATGCGTTTGGAGATTTACTTCCGGAAGGCAAAGTCGATAAACTAAACGAGATAAAAGCAAAAAATGAAACTGTAGCTTTTGTTGGCGATGGTGTAAATGATGCGCCGGTTATCGCTTTAAGCACTGTTGGGATTGCGATGGGAGGATTAGGAAGTGACGCCACAATCGAAACCGCCGATGTTGTAATTCAGGACGATAAACCAAGCAAAATTCCAATGGCGATTAATATTGGAAAACAAACCAAAAAGATTGTCTGGCAGAATATTACACTTGCTTTTGTTGTAAAAGCTTTTGTATTAATTCTTGGCGCCGGAGGATTAGCTACAATGTGGGAAGCTGTTTTTGCCGATGTCGGAGTTGCATTATTAGCGATACTAAACGCTGTAAGAATACAGAAAATGAAGTTTTAA
- a CDS encoding efflux RND transporter periplasmic adaptor subunit — protein sequence MKNIVKNLTAKNAIDFSQSSQSLISLRALRFFLACLAVISFASCNEKKTEEAPEEEKSQTEVALNESQYKTVGIETGIVENRNLNKIIKANGYTTVPPQNSAEVSTLIGGTVKDIFVLEGTFVNKGKVLATIQNLEVIEMQEDYHSATANIEYLQLEYNRQKTLSDENVNPRKVFQEVKSKLAAERARAQAAKNKLDALNVSTKGSTSLVPIVAPISGYVGNIKIAKGAFAQSGVTLFEVVDNTQMHLDLNVYEKDLGSISVGQVIDFVLTNQSNKSIKGKIFGINKSFSNESKTVAVHAKIDPADAKGLIPGMYVSANINITNTTVPALPKDAVVRNADKYFVFVQEEDHEEKHEEKAAEKGTVHEKEIHFKAIEVIPGTTDLGFTEVKFVDKIEPDAKIVTKGAFYLLSALKGGGEHEH from the coding sequence ATGAAAAATATAGTTAAAAACTTAACCGCAAAGAACGCAATAGATTTTTCGCAAAGTTCGCAAAGTTTAATTTCCTTGCGTGCCTTGCGCTTTTTCCTTGCGTGCCTTGCGGTTATATCCTTTGCATCTTGCAATGAAAAGAAAACCGAAGAAGCGCCTGAAGAAGAGAAATCACAAACAGAAGTCGCTTTAAACGAATCTCAATATAAAACCGTTGGAATCGAAACAGGAATTGTAGAAAACAGAAACCTGAACAAGATTATAAAAGCAAACGGTTATACAACGGTTCCGCCGCAAAATTCTGCAGAAGTTTCGACTTTGATAGGAGGAACGGTGAAAGATATTTTTGTTCTGGAAGGCACTTTTGTGAATAAAGGCAAAGTTCTGGCTACGATTCAGAATCTGGAAGTAATCGAAATGCAGGAAGATTATCATTCGGCTACAGCCAATATCGAATATTTGCAATTAGAATACAATCGTCAGAAAACATTGAGCGACGAGAATGTGAATCCAAGGAAAGTTTTTCAGGAAGTAAAATCAAAATTAGCTGCAGAAAGAGCGAGAGCACAAGCAGCAAAAAATAAATTAGACGCTTTGAATGTGAGCACAAAAGGAAGTACTTCGTTAGTGCCAATCGTAGCGCCAATAAGTGGTTATGTGGGAAATATAAAGATTGCAAAAGGTGCGTTCGCACAAAGTGGAGTAACATTATTTGAAGTGGTTGATAATACGCAGATGCATCTTGATTTGAATGTTTATGAGAAAGATTTAGGTTCAATTTCGGTTGGGCAAGTTATTGACTTTGTCTTGACGAATCAGTCGAATAAATCTATTAAAGGAAAGATATTCGGAATCAATAAATCATTTTCTAATGAAAGTAAAACCGTTGCTGTTCACGCCAAAATTGATCCGGCAGATGCCAAAGGATTAATTCCGGGAATGTATGTTTCGGCAAATATCAATATTACAAATACGACGGTTCCGGCTTTACCAAAAGATGCCGTGGTTCGAAATGCAGATAAGTATTTTGTGTTTGTTCAGGAAGAAGATCATGAAGAGAAACACGAAGAAAAGGCAGCAGAAAAAGGAACAGTACATGAAAAAGAAATCCATTTTAAAGCAATTGAAGTGATTCCGGGCACAACAGATCTTGGTTTTACGGAGGTAAAGTTTGTAGATAAAATTGAGCCTGATGCTAAAATTGTTACGAAAGGAGCTTTTTATTTGTTATCGGCATTGAAAGGCGGAGGAGAACATGAACATTGA
- a CDS encoding BamA/TamA family outer membrane protein has product MKKVLFLSILLFLSCSAAWTQTKTIDSTKTAKAKKKNIDFNVMPYLNYNRTLDFMFGAIPMMMYKLNKADTISPKSLSGISAVYTTNKSYFIASFNKWYINEDRWRAQFFVATGNQNAQYFVDDIDTPDFYNYGTKTTMVNFSLQRKVIKALYAGLGYAYAHYDTKYEDNVQPTSITHTNGLQLLMMYDTRDAVYYPTKGDKIKLRWLSYPKWFGNDVSANKILSEFNKYFPMRNGVDVLAARFSGKFGLGNIAFEQQVTIGNEDIRGYSEGKYRGDGLMDLQAEYRYNFGKKMGLVGFAGVATIYGSDTENFNWKLYPGAGAGFRYRAFKTEKFNVGLDAAVGKGDWGLYFRIGEAF; this is encoded by the coding sequence ATGAAGAAAGTACTTTTCCTTTCCATACTATTATTCTTAAGTTGTTCGGCGGCGTGGACACAAACAAAAACTATAGATAGTACCAAAACAGCTAAGGCAAAAAAGAAGAACATTGATTTTAATGTGATGCCTTATCTAAACTACAATCGTACTCTTGATTTTATGTTTGGAGCAATCCCAATGATGATGTACAAATTAAACAAAGCAGATACTATTTCGCCTAAATCGCTTTCAGGAATTTCGGCAGTATATACAACCAATAAATCTTATTTTATAGCTTCATTCAATAAATGGTATATTAATGAAGATCGCTGGCGTGCACAATTTTTTGTGGCAACAGGCAATCAAAACGCCCAATATTTTGTGGATGATATTGATACTCCGGATTTTTACAATTACGGAACTAAAACTACGATGGTCAACTTTAGTTTACAGCGCAAAGTAATAAAAGCGTTGTATGCAGGACTTGGTTATGCTTATGCGCATTATGACACCAAATACGAAGACAATGTTCAGCCAACTTCTATAACGCATACAAATGGTTTGCAGTTATTAATGATGTACGATACCCGCGATGCCGTTTATTATCCTACCAAAGGTGATAAAATCAAATTGCGATGGTTGAGTTATCCCAAATGGTTTGGAAATGATGTAAGTGCGAATAAAATATTATCAGAATTTAATAAATATTTTCCAATGCGAAATGGAGTTGACGTTCTCGCAGCTCGTTTTTCGGGTAAATTTGGTTTAGGAAATATTGCTTTCGAACAGCAAGTAACTATTGGAAATGAAGATATCAGAGGATATTCTGAAGGAAAATATCGTGGCGACGGACTTATGGATTTACAAGCTGAATATCGATATAATTTTGGTAAAAAAATGGGACTTGTCGGCTTTGCTGGCGTTGCTACGATTTATGGTTCTGATACGGAAAACTTCAATTGGAAATTATATCCCGGTGCCGGAGCTGGTTTTCGTTACAGAGCTTTTAAAACTGAAAAATTTAATGTTGGACTTGACGCCGCTGTCGGAAAAGGAGATTGGGGACTTTATTTCCGAATTGGCGAAGCTTTTTAG
- a CDS encoding CusA/CzcA family heavy metal efflux RND transporter, translating to MLDKIIQFSIKNKFVILLFTLILIAWGSYSLKQLPLDALPDITNNQVQIITTAPTLASQEVEQLITYPLEQAVKTVPDIIELRSISRFGLSVVTVVFEDNVDIYWAREQIFQRLKQAEENIPAYAGSPELAPISTGLGEIYQYDVYAKKGYENKYDAVKLRTIQDWIIIPQLQGVKGVADVSTWGGKLKQYEIAVNPNTLNSLGVTITEIFEALEKNNQNTGGAYIEKDQYAYFIRGVGMAKGTKDLGNVVVKNRNGSPVLVRDVAEVREGVALRYGASTKDGKGEIVSGLVLMLKGENSSAVVNRIHERMIQINKSLPEGVVAEAFIDRGKLVDNAIGTVTKNLLEGALIVIFVLILFLGNLRAGLIVASVIPLAMLFAIILMNAFGVSGNLMSLGAIDFGIIVDGAVIIVEATMHHLQQLKRKKELSQGEMDAEVYNSASKIRNSAAFGEIIILIVYLPILALIGTEGKMFRPMAMTVGFAVIGAFILSLTYVPMMSALFLSKNTEHKENFSDRMMAWLESIYTPFLEKALQFKKIVLGISVGLFALGLIVFNSMGGEFIPTIEEGDLAINATIMTGSSLTQMVETTTKYEQILKAKFPEIKTIVTKIGSGEIPTDPMPIESGDVIIVLKDKKEWKGKYHNWEDLANAMKEEMEVIPGANIEISQPIQMRFNELMTGSRSDIAIKIFGDDLEILDSKAAELISKIKNIKGIADLKADKVTGLPQITIKYDYNKIALYGLNISDINRIIRSSFAGESAGKIYDESKRFDVVVRMNENNRADITDVSNLFIPLPNGQQVPLSQVATVDYEQGPVQVVREDGKRRITVGLNVRGRDIKSVVEEIQQKLDKNYKLPAGYYVTYGGQFENLIEATKRLSVALPIALGLILVLLYFTFKSFKQAGLIFTAIPLSAIGGVFALWLRGMPFSISAGIGFIALFGIAVLNGIVLISYFNQLKTEGILDPLQRVLIGTKTRLRPVLMTAAVASLGFLPMALSTSGGAEVQKPLATVVIGGLVSATLLTLIVLPILYLLLERGINRKERQDLREERNED from the coding sequence ATGTTAGATAAAATCATACAGTTTAGTATAAAGAACAAGTTTGTTATACTATTATTTACCCTTATTTTAATAGCTTGGGGAAGCTATTCGCTCAAACAATTGCCGCTTGACGCCTTGCCGGATATTACCAATAATCAAGTACAGATTATTACAACGGCACCAACATTGGCAAGTCAGGAAGTCGAGCAATTAATAACATATCCGCTGGAACAAGCCGTAAAAACAGTTCCGGATATTATAGAACTTCGCAGTATTTCTCGTTTTGGATTATCAGTTGTAACCGTTGTTTTTGAAGACAATGTTGATATTTACTGGGCAAGAGAACAAATATTTCAACGTTTAAAACAAGCCGAAGAAAATATTCCTGCTTATGCAGGTTCGCCGGAATTAGCGCCAATTTCAACAGGTTTAGGCGAGATTTATCAATACGATGTTTATGCCAAAAAAGGCTATGAAAACAAATACGATGCTGTAAAACTAAGAACCATACAGGATTGGATAATTATTCCGCAATTGCAAGGAGTCAAAGGCGTTGCCGATGTAAGTACCTGGGGCGGAAAACTTAAACAATACGAAATCGCCGTAAACCCAAATACACTAAACAGTCTGGGAGTTACAATTACCGAAATTTTTGAGGCACTGGAAAAAAACAATCAAAATACCGGAGGTGCTTATATCGAAAAAGATCAATACGCTTATTTTATTCGTGGCGTTGGAATGGCAAAAGGCACAAAAGACTTAGGAAATGTTGTAGTTAAAAACCGAAATGGTTCGCCAGTTTTAGTTCGCGATGTTGCCGAAGTCAGAGAAGGTGTTGCTTTGCGTTACGGAGCTTCTACAAAAGATGGTAAAGGCGAAATTGTTTCCGGTTTAGTTTTGATGTTAAAAGGCGAAAACTCAAGCGCTGTAGTCAACAGAATCCACGAAAGAATGATTCAGATTAATAAAAGTTTACCCGAAGGTGTTGTTGCCGAAGCTTTCATCGACCGAGGAAAATTGGTTGATAATGCAATAGGAACCGTGACAAAAAACTTATTAGAAGGAGCTTTAATCGTGATTTTTGTCTTGATTTTATTTCTGGGGAATCTTCGCGCTGGTTTAATCGTAGCTTCGGTGATTCCGTTAGCGATGCTTTTTGCTATTATTTTAATGAATGCCTTTGGCGTAAGCGGAAATTTAATGAGTTTGGGCGCAATCGACTTTGGAATAATTGTCGACGGAGCCGTAATTATTGTTGAAGCCACAATGCATCATCTGCAACAACTTAAACGTAAAAAAGAATTATCACAAGGCGAAATGGATGCTGAAGTCTATAATTCGGCTTCAAAAATCAGAAATAGTGCCGCTTTTGGAGAAATCATTATTCTAATTGTCTACTTGCCAATCCTCGCATTAATAGGAACCGAAGGAAAAATGTTCAGACCTATGGCGATGACCGTTGGTTTTGCCGTTATTGGTGCTTTTATCCTTTCGCTGACTTATGTGCCAATGATGAGCGCTTTATTCTTGTCTAAAAATACAGAACACAAAGAAAATTTCAGTGACAGAATGATGGCTTGGTTAGAATCCATTTATACGCCATTTCTGGAGAAAGCACTGCAATTTAAAAAGATTGTTTTAGGAATATCAGTTGGTTTATTTGCTCTCGGATTAATTGTTTTTAATAGTATGGGAGGAGAATTTATTCCAACAATCGAAGAAGGTGATTTGGCTATAAATGCTACAATTATGACCGGAAGTTCGCTTACGCAGATGGTAGAAACGACCACAAAATACGAACAGATTCTAAAAGCCAAATTTCCTGAGATTAAAACCATCGTAACCAAAATAGGAAGCGGTGAAATCCCGACAGATCCAATGCCAATCGAAAGTGGTGATGTGATTATTGTTTTGAAAGACAAAAAAGAATGGAAAGGCAAATACCATAATTGGGAAGATTTAGCAAACGCCATGAAAGAAGAAATGGAAGTAATTCCAGGCGCTAATATTGAGATTTCGCAACCTATTCAAATGCGTTTTAACGAATTAATGACCGGAAGCCGAAGCGATATCGCCATTAAAATTTTTGGTGATGATCTGGAAATTCTGGACTCAAAAGCAGCAGAGTTAATTTCGAAAATTAAAAATATCAAAGGAATTGCCGACTTAAAAGCCGATAAAGTAACGGGTTTACCTCAAATAACGATTAAATACGATTACAATAAAATCGCTTTATACGGATTGAATATCTCAGACATAAACCGAATCATTCGTTCGTCGTTTGCCGGAGAAAGTGCCGGAAAAATCTATGATGAAAGCAAGCGATTTGATGTTGTCGTGCGAATGAATGAGAACAATCGCGCCGATATTACAGATGTGAGTAATTTGTTTATTCCGTTGCCGAATGGTCAGCAAGTCCCGCTTTCGCAAGTTGCGACGGTAGATTATGAGCAAGGTCCGGTGCAAGTTGTTCGCGAAGACGGAAAACGTAGAATCACCGTTGGATTAAACGTTCGTGGACGTGATATTAAAAGTGTTGTCGAAGAAATTCAGCAAAAGCTGGACAAAAATTATAAACTTCCTGCAGGTTATTATGTAACGTATGGCGGTCAGTTTGAGAATTTAATCGAAGCTACAAAACGACTTTCGGTTGCGTTGCCAATTGCCTTAGGATTAATATTGGTATTGCTTTATTTCACTTTTAAAAGTTTCAAACAAGCAGGATTAATTTTTACCGCAATTCCATTATCCGCGATTGGAGGAGTTTTTGCGCTTTGGTTACGCGGAATGCCTTTTAGTATTTCGGCAGGAATTGGTTTTATTGCCTTATTCGGAATCGCGGTTTTAAACGGAATCGTATTGATTTCGTATTTCAATCAGCTTAAAACCGAAGGAATATTAGATCCGCTACAAAGAGTTTTAATTGGAACCAAAACGAGATTACGTCCCGTTTTAATGACTGCAGCCGTAGCTTCTTTAGGCTTTTTGCCAATGGCATTATCGACAAGCGGAGGAGCAGAAGTTCAGAAACCTTTAGCAACCGTAGTTATTGGAGGTTTAGTTTCAGCAACTTTATTGACATTAATCGTTTTACCGATTTTGTACTTACTGTTGGAACGTGGAATTAACCGCAAAGAACGACAAGATTTACGCGAAGAACGCAATGAAGATTAA
- a CDS encoding GNAT family N-acetyltransferase — translation MTQENIPFSIVEKWLTAWTLSRNLPLPAKYKSGFMVEVGYENQKRRYVFPQLNDNFFELSESINEPWIFLKVCASVDELKDRISDKWIIQPQGYMMTCFHPMNILNSNLNDNYTLEFEQYNTTFLVRIVTKEGQLASTGRVVLVDDLAVYDRISTEPQHKRMGLATFLMKELEKIALANNIHNNFLVATEEGKSLYQSLGWEVYSLYTSVVIPDNN, via the coding sequence ATGACTCAAGAAAACATTCCTTTTAGTATCGTCGAAAAATGGCTTACAGCTTGGACATTATCCAGAAATTTACCTTTGCCTGCAAAATACAAATCAGGATTTATGGTCGAAGTTGGCTATGAAAATCAAAAAAGACGTTATGTTTTTCCTCAACTTAATGATAATTTTTTTGAATTGTCAGAATCTATAAATGAGCCTTGGATTTTTCTAAAAGTTTGCGCTTCTGTTGATGAATTAAAAGATAGAATTTCTGATAAATGGATTATTCAGCCACAAGGTTATATGATGACTTGTTTTCATCCGATGAATATTTTAAATAGCAATTTAAACGATAATTATACCTTAGAATTTGAACAATATAATACAACTTTTCTTGTCCGAATTGTTACTAAAGAAGGACAATTAGCCTCAACAGGACGCGTTGTTCTTGTTGATGATTTAGCAGTTTATGATCGAATTTCAACCGAACCTCAACATAAAAGAATGGGTCTTGCTACTTTTCTGATGAAAGAATTGGAGAAGATTGCTTTAGCAAATAACATTCACAATAATTTTTTGGTTGCAACCGAAGAAGGCAAATCATTATACCAGTCTTTAGGATGGGAAGTTTATTCTCTTTATACATCTGTTGTAATTCCTGATAATAATTAA
- a CDS encoding tautomerase family protein, with protein sequence MPFVRISLPNILSLETKNNISESVHQALVEEFHIPKDDYFHIIEELEPHQIKYPESYLGVSHSDSIIYVQITAGQGRTREQKKKLYLQIATKISTSTEIQINNIIIVLLENNGLENWSFGNGEIQSSAHLMNL encoded by the coding sequence ATGCCATTTGTACGAATCAGCCTTCCTAACATACTTTCACTAGAAACTAAAAATAATATTTCAGAATCTGTTCATCAGGCTTTAGTCGAAGAATTTCATATTCCGAAAGATGATTATTTTCATATAATTGAAGAATTAGAACCTCATCAAATAAAATATCCGGAAAGTTATCTTGGTGTTTCCCATTCTGATTCTATTATTTATGTTCAAATAACAGCCGGACAAGGCAGAACCCGTGAACAAAAGAAGAAATTATACCTCCAAATTGCAACCAAAATTTCGACCTCAACAGAAATCCAGATCAACAATATTATTATTGTTTTATTAGAAAATAATGGTCTTGAAAATTGGTCTTTTGGAAATGGAGAAATTCAGAGTTCTGCACATTTAATGAATTTATAA
- a CDS encoding TolC family protein encodes MTNKTLWLITFLLVSTISQAQEKISLEKAIELAKSNNIELKIADKEIQRQTVLKKTAFQPEPLQVQYQGGQFNSADFDHNVSIQQFFPIGNITKANRQLQEELVKLAEKRKALSSYELEKAVTLAYYQYLYGVSIQKLNSELNDIYTKFLKNAELRFQTGESGNIEVISAKAKVKEIETQKEQLEYDLAIYQKQLQFFIETDQNIVPDENTALQYSIVKEEGNLKVEGLMTDYYQQQISVYQKEANTYRAMRTPKLGLGYFAQTINTESLFQGFTAGLQIPLFGGVNTAKAQASAISISQSQLALDKNKLALNLQKQELENNFKKQQKALDYYQKEGSQYADQIISTAQKSYANGDLSYWSYISFLNQAIDIKKQYTEATHNYNQSAIELQFPTIKNN; translated from the coding sequence TTGACGAATAAAACTTTATGGTTAATCACGTTCCTATTGGTTAGCACAATTTCGCAAGCACAAGAAAAAATTAGCCTGGAAAAAGCAATAGAACTTGCCAAATCAAACAACATCGAGTTAAAAATTGCCGATAAAGAAATACAAAGACAAACAGTTCTTAAAAAGACGGCATTTCAGCCGGAACCGCTTCAGGTGCAATATCAAGGCGGGCAATTTAATAGTGCCGATTTTGATCATAATGTTTCTATTCAGCAGTTTTTTCCAATAGGAAATATTACGAAAGCCAATAGACAATTACAGGAAGAACTGGTAAAATTGGCAGAAAAACGAAAAGCTTTATCTTCTTACGAATTAGAAAAAGCAGTTACGTTGGCGTATTACCAGTATTTGTACGGAGTTTCGATTCAGAAATTGAACTCGGAATTAAATGATATTTATACCAAATTTCTAAAGAATGCAGAACTTCGGTTTCAAACCGGAGAAAGCGGAAACATTGAAGTTATTAGCGCTAAAGCGAAAGTAAAAGAGATCGAAACGCAAAAAGAACAATTAGAATATGATTTAGCTATTTACCAAAAACAATTGCAGTTTTTTATCGAAACGGATCAAAATATTGTTCCGGATGAAAACACAGCTTTGCAATATTCGATTGTAAAAGAAGAAGGAAATTTGAAAGTCGAAGGTTTAATGACGGATTATTATCAGCAACAAATTTCGGTATATCAAAAAGAAGCAAATACGTATAGAGCAATGCGAACGCCTAAATTAGGATTGGGTTATTTTGCACAAACGATCAATACTGAATCTTTGTTTCAGGGTTTTACGGCAGGATTGCAAATTCCGTTATTTGGAGGCGTAAATACTGCAAAAGCACAGGCTTCAGCAATAAGTATTTCGCAATCGCAATTGGCTTTAGATAAAAATAAATTAGCGCTGAATCTGCAAAAGCAAGAATTAGAAAACAACTTCAAAAAGCAGCAAAAAGCATTAGATTATTATCAAAAAGAAGGATCGCAATATGCCGATCAAATCATAAGTACGGCGCAAAAGAGTTATGCCAATGGTGATTTGAGTTATTGGTCGTATATCAGTTTTTTAAATCAGGCAATTGATATTAAAAAACAATATACAGAGGCAACTCATAATTATAATCAAAGCGCTATCGAACTTCAATTCCCAACCATCAAAAACAATTAA